Within the Catalinimonas niigatensis genome, the region GATGATGATAGTAATCGCTAATCAAATTTGTAAGTAGTAATAGAGATTAAACCGGGACAATAAGTTCCGGTTTTTTTTATGGAATAAATTCCTGCTCTGTAAATGGTTCTTCTCTGCTCACCGTACTTTCCCTCAGTTCCTTCACTTTACCTGATGAGATTGGTTTCGCTTCATTGCTCCAGGCATTTCGCACATAAGTCAATACCGCTGCCAGCTTCTCATCGGTGAATTCAGGATTAAACTTCAGTCCAGGCATGATAGGCTGAACTTCAGGTTCCTGGTATACTTTTCCCTTCACCGTAACCGGTCCTTGCAAACCGTGTAAAGCCACCAGAATCAGGCGCTTTTCAGATCCAGTAACCCATTCAGAACCATCCAATGGTGGAGCGATAGGGACTACTCCTTTTCCGTTTTCCTGATGACAACCTGAGCAAGTGTGTTCATAAAGCGATTTTCCTAACACAAACTGTTCTTTCTCAGCTTTGCTAAAGTCCTTTTCCCGCATCTGATCACTTAGTTCGGCATTGGCAATAGCCTCGCTCAGCGTATTTAAGATCTCTTTTTCATCAGTATATTCTTCTGCAATCATAGCCTGTAGTTTTTTCTCTTTATTAAACACACTGCTTAATACCGCTTCTCTGATCAGAGGGTCATCACCATAGGTTAATGCAATGTCTTTTAATAGAGGCATAACCCTGGATGAATCAGATTGCATGAAAGCTCCTAAACTTAGTGCTAATTGAAGCTGTACCTGCAAGCTATCATGAGAAGCTAAATCCTCATACATATCCAGTGTCTGTTGTCCGAAGGCGTGTCCGGCATTTCTCTCTCCAATCCGGATGGCAGCAGTCATTACTTTCAGATCGCTGGACTGTAGACCTGACTGAATAATTTCCGGTTCTGTATGATTTAAACCTTCCAACGTCCATAAGGCATGCATTTTGGCAATTGGGCTACCTTCTTTTAAAATTTCTTTGAGTTGGGGAACAATTTCCTCCTGATTTCTTTCCACCAGCAGCTTTTGTGCTTCATCACGCCACCATCCGTTAGGATGAGAGAGATAAGTGATCAGTTTTTCATTGTTGGCTTTTTCCATATCAGGCTCAGTAGTACCGTCAAATGCATCCATCAATTGTTCAAGCCAGCTTTTTTCGTAAACAATTCTATAAATCCTTCCCAGGCCAATGGGTTTTTCCAATCCTCTGGACATGATCTGCTCTTTCAGATAATCCGTCACATAGGTTTTATGCTGAATGATACCTCTGTACATGTCTACCAGATAAAGGTTTCCATCGGGTCCGTTGTACATGCTCACCGGCCGAAAGCGCTCATCAGTGGAAGCCAGAAACTCTTTGCCATCATATGCCTGTTTTGCACTGATATAAGGCCC harbors:
- a CDS encoding DUF7133 domain-containing protein, translated to MNRRTIVTVILSIVSFSILFFSFIGSGRMSLFSDEIVRAVPDSVLFTSAPVLSAEEALLTFQLEEGFRIELVASEPLIKDPVAMTFDSRGRIWVAEMQGYMPDIEGNGEDVPNGRIVILEDENGDGVMDQSKVFLDNLVLPRVITMVNGGILYAEPPNLWYVENKNDKPGKKILIDSVYAVGGNVEHQPNGMMRAMDNWYYNAKSRARYRYDITSKLWTKQATEFRGQWGITQDNYGRLYFNTNSNQLRGDLVPPNMMNRNPHLNPENSINVKIADNQNVYPIRPNRGINRGYKEEMLDENGKLLRFTAASGPVIYRGDQFPESYQGNAFVPEPSGNLVKRNILFEDGPYISAKQAYDGKEFLASTDERFRPVSMYNGPDGNLYLVDMYRGIIQHKTYVTDYLKEQIMSRGLEKPIGLGRIYRIVYEKSWLEQLMDAFDGTTEPDMEKANNEKLITYLSHPNGWWRDEAQKLLVERNQEEIVPQLKEILKEGSPIAKMHALWTLEGLNHTEPEIIQSGLQSSDLKVMTAAIRIGERNAGHAFGQQTLDMYEDLASHDSLQVQLQLALSLGAFMQSDSSRVMPLLKDIALTYGDDPLIREAVLSSVFNKEKKLQAMIAEEYTDEKEILNTLSEAIANAELSDQMREKDFSKAEKEQFVLGKSLYEHTCSGCHQENGKGVVPIAPPLDGSEWVTGSEKRLILVALHGLQGPVTVKGKVYQEPEVQPIMPGLKFNPEFTDEKLAAVLTYVRNAWSNEAKPISSGKVKELRESTVSREEPFTEQEFIP